A portion of the Sphingorhabdus pulchriflava genome contains these proteins:
- a CDS encoding acyl-CoA dehydrogenase family protein, which yields MDFNDTPEEAEYRAKVRAWLEENAPRGVKGASLGDEDESQMDACKAWQAKKAAAGYAQIRWPKEWGGGGGTTIQSVIFAQEESRMGVQLGGPFAIGLGMCIPTVMATADDETKKRFVGPAVRGETIWCQLFSEPAGGSDVAAIRTRAIKDESSVDANGDFDWVVNGQKIWTSGAHYADYGIVLVRTDPDAVKHKGLTMFWIDMKSPGVQCKTIHQMSGARGFNEVFFTDVRIKDSQRLGALHDGWNVSIITLMNERASVGGGGGARGGGAIKALQVAQKIRDENGDPLSNNSTVREKIAEHYVRAEGLRFTGMRSLTALSQGKTPGPEQSVSKLVQAAAMQDLAEFMVDLQDQAGIIRDPSLAVENADFQEMFLGSPGGRIAGGTDEILRNIIAERVLGLPGEIRVDKGIPFKDLPTGR from the coding sequence ATGGATTTCAACGACACTCCCGAAGAAGCCGAATATCGCGCCAAGGTTCGCGCCTGGCTCGAAGAAAACGCACCCCGCGGCGTAAAGGGTGCATCGCTCGGTGACGAGGATGAAAGCCAGATGGATGCGTGCAAGGCATGGCAGGCCAAAAAGGCTGCTGCTGGCTATGCGCAAATCCGTTGGCCCAAGGAATGGGGCGGCGGTGGCGGCACCACCATCCAGAGCGTCATCTTCGCGCAGGAAGAATCGCGCATGGGCGTGCAGCTTGGCGGCCCGTTCGCGATCGGCCTAGGCATGTGCATTCCGACCGTGATGGCAACCGCCGATGACGAAACCAAAAAGCGTTTTGTCGGGCCCGCTGTTCGCGGTGAAACCATCTGGTGCCAGCTTTTCTCCGAACCTGCTGGCGGTTCAGACGTTGCGGCCATCCGCACCCGTGCGATCAAGGATGAAAGCTCGGTCGACGCCAATGGCGATTTCGACTGGGTGGTCAACGGCCAGAAGATCTGGACCTCGGGCGCGCACTACGCCGATTATGGCATCGTCCTCGTCCGCACCGATCCCGATGCGGTGAAGCATAAGGGCCTCACCATGTTCTGGATCGACATGAAATCGCCGGGTGTACAGTGCAAGACGATCCACCAGATGTCGGGCGCGCGCGGTTTTAATGAGGTGTTCTTCACCGATGTCCGCATTAAGGACAGCCAGCGTCTCGGCGCGTTGCATGACGGCTGGAATGTGTCGATCATCACGCTGATGAACGAGCGCGCGTCGGTTGGCGGTGGCGGCGGTGCGCGGGGCGGCGGTGCGATCAAGGCATTGCAGGTCGCGCAGAAAATCCGCGATGAAAATGGTGATCCGCTGTCGAACAACAGCACGGTGCGCGAAAAGATTGCCGAACATTATGTTCGCGCCGAAGGTCTGCGCTTCACCGGCATGCGCTCGCTGACCGCTTTGTCGCAAGGCAAGACGCCGGGGCCGGAGCAGTCGGTTTCAAAACTGGTGCAGGCCGCCGCCATGCAGGATCTCGCCGAATTCATGGTTGACCTGCAGGATCAGGCAGGCATCATCCGCGATCCGTCGCTAGCAGTTGAAAATGCCGATTTCCAGGAGATGTTCCTCGGCTCGCCCGGCGGGCGTATTGCAGGCGGGACGGACGAAATTCTGCGTAACATCATCGCCGAACGCGTGCTTGGCTTGCCCGGAGAAATCCGCGTGGATAAGGGCATACCGTTCAAGGATCTGCCCACCGGGCGTTGA
- a CDS encoding acyl-CoA dehydrogenase family protein, whose amino-acid sequence MNFDFSEEQLALKDEARKFLAAKCPPDRVRKLMDEDSPGFDPELWSQVAEQGWLGAAIPEEHGGLGLGYLELCCIAEELGRAVAPVPFASTVYFFAEALLRAGSAEQKAKYLPQVVTGELIGTIASAEQAGAVSVANISAEVSGGKLTGVKLPVTDGVVAHHAVVLAKEGGKPTLYIVDLNGPGVTREAVNTIDRSREAARVEFKDAPVERLGEVGDGLALFEAINDRAAVLIAFEQVGGSDMCLEMAKNYALDRFAFGRAIGGYQAIKHRLADMYAKNVLARGNAYYGAWALNSDAPELPIAAAGARISACDAYWFAAKENVQVHGGMGFTWEIDAHLHYRRSRQLALVAGSARNWKHRLVSMLERRNAA is encoded by the coding sequence ATGAATTTCGATTTTTCCGAAGAGCAACTCGCGCTGAAGGATGAGGCGCGCAAATTTCTTGCAGCGAAATGCCCGCCTGACCGCGTCCGCAAATTGATGGATGAAGATAGCCCGGGTTTTGATCCGGAGCTTTGGTCGCAGGTTGCAGAGCAGGGCTGGCTGGGCGCTGCAATTCCGGAAGAGCATGGCGGGCTTGGCCTTGGCTATCTTGAGCTGTGCTGCATCGCCGAGGAATTGGGCCGCGCAGTCGCGCCGGTGCCTTTCGCTTCGACCGTTTATTTCTTCGCTGAAGCGTTGCTGCGTGCCGGAAGCGCCGAGCAGAAGGCAAAATATTTGCCGCAGGTCGTGACCGGCGAATTGATTGGGACGATTGCCAGCGCCGAACAGGCCGGAGCCGTATCGGTCGCCAATATCAGCGCTGAAGTATCGGGCGGCAAGCTGACCGGCGTGAAACTGCCCGTCACCGATGGCGTGGTCGCACATCATGCGGTTGTCCTCGCCAAGGAGGGCGGGAAGCCGACGCTGTATATCGTCGACCTTAATGGTCCCGGCGTCACGCGTGAAGCCGTCAACACTATTGATCGATCACGCGAAGCAGCGCGCGTCGAATTCAAGGATGCGCCGGTCGAGCGGCTCGGCGAAGTCGGCGATGGTCTCGCCCTGTTTGAAGCCATCAACGACCGCGCCGCGGTGTTGATTGCGTTCGAACAGGTCGGCGGCTCCGACATGTGCCTGGAAATGGCCAAAAACTACGCGCTAGACCGCTTCGCCTTTGGCCGCGCAATCGGCGGATATCAGGCGATCAAGCATCGCCTCGCCGATATGTACGCCAAGAACGTGCTCGCACGCGGCAATGCTTATTATGGCGCCTGGGCACTCAACAGCGATGCGCCCGAGCTTCCAATTGCGGCGGCTGGTGCGCGTATTTCGGCGTGCGATGCCTATTGGTTTGCCGCCAAGGAGAATGTCCAAGTGCATGGCGGCATGGGCTTCACTTGGGAAATCGACGCCCACCTCCATTATCGCCGGAGCCGCCAGCTGGCGCTGGTCGCCGGTTCGGCGCGCAATTGGAAACACCGTTTGGTCAGCATGCTCGAACGCCGCAACGCGGCCTGA
- a CDS encoding glycoside hydrolase family 108 protein: MQNIDELIDEVIEREGGYVNHPADRGGPTNWGITEAVARRQGYVGEMRALPRSDAAAIYKRLYCFKPRFDVIANHAPALAAELFDTGINMGTGTAAAFLQRALNALNREGRDYTDLAIDRQIGPATIAALQAFLCKRGAGGEAVLLKAVEALQGAHYINIAEARPSQEAFVYGWLANRIG; the protein is encoded by the coding sequence ATGCAGAATATCGATGAATTGATCGACGAAGTCATCGAGCGTGAGGGCGGATATGTGAACCATCCGGCGGATCGCGGCGGACCTACAAATTGGGGAATAACCGAGGCCGTGGCCCGGCGACAGGGCTATGTCGGCGAAATGCGCGCTTTGCCCCGCAGCGACGCGGCAGCGATCTACAAAAGACTCTACTGTTTCAAACCCCGCTTTGACGTAATCGCAAATCACGCCCCAGCCCTCGCCGCCGAGCTTTTCGATACCGGCATCAATATGGGAACGGGGACCGCAGCTGCCTTCCTACAGCGTGCACTCAATGCCCTTAATCGCGAAGGCCGTGACTATACCGACCTTGCCATCGACCGGCAGATTGGCCCCGCAACCATCGCCGCACTGCAAGCCTTTCTGTGCAAACGCGGCGCAGGCGGTGAGGCCGTGCTGCTTAAGGCCGTCGAGGCACTGCAGGGCGCGCATTACATCAACATCGCAGAAGCGCGACCAAGTCAGGAGGCCTTTGTCTATGGCTGGCTGGCCAACCGGATCGGATAA
- a CDS encoding holin family protein, protein MPIIETLIGPIAALIDKLIPDPKARDAAKIELIKLQGSQELETLRTQLSAILAEAQSPDPWTSRARPSFLYVMYAILLWSLPMGLIAAFRPQAALDIAAGMNAYLNGLPEPLYALFGTGYLGYTAARQWGKVKGVER, encoded by the coding sequence ATGCCAATCATCGAAACCCTGATCGGCCCCATCGCTGCGCTGATCGACAAGCTGATCCCCGATCCCAAGGCGCGCGACGCGGCCAAGATCGAACTGATCAAATTGCAGGGCAGCCAGGAACTGGAAACGCTGCGCACCCAGCTTTCGGCGATCCTTGCCGAAGCGCAATCGCCCGACCCGTGGACCAGCCGCGCACGCCCTTCATTTCTCTATGTGATGTATGCGATCCTCCTCTGGTCGCTGCCCATGGGCCTGATCGCCGCCTTCCGCCCGCAAGCCGCTCTCGACATAGCAGCAGGCATGAACGCCTATCTGAATGGCCTGCCAGAGCCGCTCTACGCGCTCTTTGGCACCGGCTATCTGGGCTATACGGCCGCGCGGCAATGGGGGAAGGTCAAGGGGGTGGAGAGATAA